CCCCTCGACTTTATCGACGGCGCGATAATCCCAAGCGTCGCCGGCCACCCGAAGGTCATCATATTCCTGACCGCAGACGCGTTTGGCGTCATGCCCCCGATCGCGAAACTGACAAAGGAAGGCGCCATGTACCATTTCATGTCCGGCTACACCAGCAAGCTTGCCGGGACAGAGCGCGGCATAACAGAACCAAAGGAAACGTTCTCGCAGTGCTTTGGCGGGCCGTTCATGCCGCTGCACGCCCAGCAATACGCCAAGCTTTTGGGCAAAAAGATGGACGAGCACGGCACGCGCGTCTACCTGATAAACACGGGATGGACTGGCGGGCCCTATGGCATCGGCAAGCGCATGAACCTCTCGTACACGCGCGCGATGGTGACTGCCGCGCTTTCAGGCGAGATTGACAGGTCGCCGGTAAAGCACCACGACATTTTCAACCTCGACATGCCGACGTCGTGCCCCGGCGTTCCGTCAGAAGTGCTCGACCCGAGAAACACCTGGCACGACAAGGACAAGTACGACGCCGCGGCAAGGAGGCTTGCGGCGCTGTTTGCCAAGAACTTTGAAAAGTTCGGCAGCGTGTCAAAAGAGATAGCAAGCGCCGGCCCAAAACCGTAAAAGGAAAAGAATGAATGAATGAATGGTAGCCCGGAGCAGATTCGAACTGCTGTCTCCAGGTTTCTTTTCTCTTCATGAGATCCAGAGCCTGGAATCCCTAGCCCTACCTTTCTTTTCTACCTGGGAGATTGGCCACTAGACGACCGGGCTGACCAACAAAACGGCTACGTGTCCTCTATTTGACTCTAACGCTTTGTGTTGACCTCGCGTATTACCTGCCCGTATTCCAGCTGTGCTTTTTTGCGCATGTACGGGATCAGGCGGTAATGGATGGAGTACATGTTCTTGTTCCTGGCTATGATGCCCTTTATCAGGAGCGAGACAAAGCCGCCTGCGACCCTTGACGGCGGAACGCCGGTCGCCCTGCAAAACTCGTTTCTCTTTGCATGGTACTCTTTTAACGTAAAGTATGAGCGGTTGATGTCAAGGATGAGCGGCCAGACGACGTTTTCCCACACCATCCTGCGGTTCTCGGTGGAAGACGCGTGCTTGCCCTTGTCCTCGCTGCTGCTTTTCTCCACGAATTTCTCTTCTTGAGGGCTCTTCAGCATCGTCTTGGGTACATTTAAACACCGCCGGGTTTATAATTTAAGATAATCGCAACTTTGCAGAGTGGTAATTCGGTTAAAGACTCGCTTGACATGCTTGTAAAAAAATGGCCAGTCGACAAAAAGCTGTATGACATGCAGGTGGGAATGCGCGACGATATTGTCGACAATCAGGTAAATGTGGGGGGCGTTGTCTTTCACGTGCCGGCCCTCTCCCGCGATGGCCTGTACGTCCTGTGGAAGTGCCTGTGGCCTGACTGTCACAACTGCTGCGAGAGGCAGGGACGGTTGCCATTAACAAAGGACGACATTACAACAATTGCAAAAAAGCTCGGCTATGACTCGAAAGTAGAGTTTGTACGAAATGAGGCGAGGGTATCGAGCTGGCAGGAGCAGGAAGCCTTTGGAAACATCATAACCACATTGAGCATGCTGTCGCTCAAGCGAAAAAAGGACGAGCGCGAGGAAGAGGACGGCACCCCCTTGCGCTGCCGGTTCCTTGACGACAAGGGCTACTGCGGGATACACCCTGACAAGCCCGGCGTCTGCTGGCTCTACCCCTTTGCGTCGTGGCTAGAGTCAGACAGGTTCGGCAAGCCTGTCGTGCACGCGACTTTCCAGTTCACGGGCGACTGCCCCGGCTTTTACCTTGATAAATCGCTTGACAGCATCATGCCCGTACTGCAAGAGTACGCGCCCAAGATATACAGCTACAACATGGCGGTCCAGAGGACGACGCGCGAAAATTACGGGTTTATCAATTTTGTGAATTTAGACAACATGCCTGATCAATCATAATGATAATTATAATTCTAGAGCACTATCATCTAATCTGTCTGTGTCCGAGTTTGATCAGACCGTCGTTAGTCTATCAAGCGAACCAAACTTAATTAACCAAGCAGCTGGATATAGATACACGACTGTTCTCTTCTCTCAAGCGACCGCACACTCTTGCAAGGTTGCTAACCTTGGATGCTCAGAAACAGAGATGCTATTGCTAACTCTGGAAACATCCAGTCGAGTACTAACTATATGCAAATCAATTACGTGTTCAGGGAGATGCAAAAGGGAGAGAGGAATAGAAAATGACACAAAACAACAATAACAATCGAATGAAAAAATCGCTTATGGTATATTCTGCTATTGTCGCAGCAGTGGTGGGCTAGCTGTTGTCGTCGCGATATCCTTAATCCCGCAGTTTTCACCACAGCCAGTGGAAAGTAAATCAGTAGTAACAAGAATAGAAAGACAAAACGATATCACTGTCCTTGATATCGGCTTAAGAATTTGTGGAGATAGCACAGACCCGATGAAAGTACCGGGCAATCCGGAGAATCCTGCAAAACTGAGTCGAAGTGCTAGTGAGCAAGCTACAATCCAACTCTGTTATTCGGCAGATGCCACGACTAGCAAGGTTTTGTTGTTTGGCCTAGAGTTACACAGAGAAGGACCCGTCACCTTGACTACGATGGAGGATGGTTCAGCTCAGGGGCAGATTGCTAAAGGAATCATTGCATCGATAGGCAAGCCGTCCATCACTATTCGGGGAAGTAGCACATTAGGCGACTCTACATCCGGAAGCAATAATCATGTCATCGATAAATTAAACCTTGTAGTGACCACAAATCCAGACGCTGAGATGGGCAAGCATATGTTTGGAGTCTCTATGTTTAAGCCGGATGAGACGGGCGTAAGTGGTATGCTCTTGATCCAATGGGTATATGTCGACATAGTCGAGTGAGTTTCATGGTCACTAGTCTTCTAACGTTCGATCTTGATTTAACATTGCCAAAATAGGTCGCCTAAATCTATTCATGGAATACGAGTTGGAGGAAAGCAGACAATAAAATTGAATAAAGAAAAGGCGCTGTACCTGGAAAAATGGCTACAGCGCGACGTGACGGTCAAGCTTTGAACCTTTTCGCCACTTCGTCCCAGTTTACCACATTCCACCAAGCTGTCACGTAATCAGCGCGGCGGTTTTGGTACTTCAGATAGTAGCTATGCTCCCATACGTCTAGGCCAAGAAGCGGAGTCAGCTTTTCTGCCTTCCAGCGCGTCCACGGGCTTGTCTGGTTTGGCATCGTGATAAACTGCACGCCGCCGGACGCGTTTTTCACGAGCCAGCCCCAGCCGCTTCCCTGTATTGCGACCGAGTCTGTCTGGAA
The sequence above is drawn from the Nitrososphaera viennensis EN76 genome and encodes:
- a CDS encoding YkgJ family cysteine cluster protein; translated protein: MQSGNSVKDSLDMLVKKWPVDKKLYDMQVGMRDDIVDNQVNVGGVVFHVPALSRDGLYVLWKCLWPDCHNCCERQGRLPLTKDDITTIAKKLGYDSKVEFVRNEARVSSWQEQEAFGNIITTLSMLSLKRKKDEREEEDGTPLRCRFLDDKGYCGIHPDKPGVCWLYPFASWLESDRFGKPVVHATFQFTGDCPGFYLDKSLDSIMPVLQEYAPKIYSYNMAVQRTTRENYGFINFVNLDNMPDQS